The proteins below are encoded in one region of Oncorhynchus nerka isolate Pitt River linkage group LG15, Oner_Uvic_2.0, whole genome shotgun sequence:
- the LOC115143738 gene encoding synaptoporin-like, with protein MESANQLVSVGTFQVLKLPLGFIRVLEWLFAIFAFATCGGYSGQLRVSVDCQLDKASSNLSIGIDFAYPFRLHQVSFEAPLCDGRRRESLFLIGDYSSSAEFFVTIAVFAFLYSLMATIVYIFFQNEYRENNRGPLIDFIVTVVFAFMWLVSSSAWAQALSDVKVATDPDEVQELISACKVMTNKCGSVQGPRWSGLNTSVVFGFLNFVLWAGNIWFVFKETGWHKGGPARYAGAPPEKQAATFSQQQPYNQGSFDQSGGYSGQGDREQASEYSPVGEPTSYSNQM; from the exons CTTTTTGCCATTTTTGCATTTGCAACATGTGGAGGCTACAGTGGACAGCTGCGGGTTAGCGTTGACTGTCAGCTTGACAAGGCCAGCAGCAACCTCAGTATTGGCATCGATTTTGCCTATCCTTTTAG GTTGCACCAGGTGTCCTTTGAGGCTCCGCTgtgtgatgggaggaggagggagagtctCTTCCTCATTGGGGACTATTCTTCCTCAGCTGAGTTCTTCGTCACCATTGCTGTGTTCGCCTTCCTCTACTCCCTCATGGCCACCATAGTCTACATCTTCTTCCAGAACGAGTACCGAGAGAACAACCGAGGCCCTCTCATC gaCTTCATAGTGACCGTGGTGTTCGCCTTCATGTGGCTGGTCAGTTCTTCGGCCTGGGCCCAGGCCTTGTCGGACGTCAAGGTCGCCACAGATCCAGATGAGGTGCAGGAGCTCATATCTGCCTGTAAGGTCATGACCAACAAGTGTGGCTCAGTGCAAGGACCCCGTTGGTCAGGCCTTAACACCTCTGTG GTGTTTGGCTTCCTAAACTTCGTCCTGTGGGCAGGAAACATCTGGTTTGTTTTCAAGGAGACTGGCTGGCATAAGGGAGGACCTGCTCGGTACGCTGGAGCGCCACCCGAAAAACAGGCCGCGACCTTCAGCCAGCAGCAGCCCTACAACCAGGGCAGCTTCGACCAGTCAGGAGGCTACAGTGGCCAGGGAGACCGGGAGCAGGCATCAGAATACAGTCCTGTGGGCGAACCCACCTCCTACTCCAATCAGATGTAG